A stretch of the Aegilops tauschii subsp. strangulata cultivar AL8/78 chromosome 4, Aet v6.0, whole genome shotgun sequence genome encodes the following:
- the LOC109773151 gene encoding uncharacterized protein produces the protein MQSIFQHLTCSSAIFDTYTRRNPSQAMASFSCSSSSMMSVILLLFSVLLAAAEAPAPARSASDQIILAACKTVGGGSTYFDVTFCLGALGSAGSAAGYQDLAAVAVDLLATNATSTEAKIDRLLGGSGVKVKPGDAALARCLRWCRSLYGGIVDDGPASTAAVKGGRFGEATAILEKAAAAAKECEGRFEKSKAASPLTAEDDDAFKLAKLAVALLRFDEKLDISPRFTSSFDHSPS, from the coding sequence atgcaATCGATCTTCCAACACCTCACATGTTCATCTGCCATCTTCGACACGTACACAAGACGGAATCCTTCTCAGGCAATGGCTTCCTTCTCCTGTTCCTCTAGTAGCATGATGAGCGTGATCTTGCTGCTCTTCTCCGTCCTCCTTGCGGCTGCCGAGGCACCTGCGCCTGCGCGGTCGGCCAGCGACCAGATCATACTTGCCGCATGCAAGACCGTCGGCGGCGGGAGCACCTACTTCGACGTCACGTTCTGCCTGGGTGCCCTCGGCTCCGCCGGCAGCGCCGCCGGCTACCAagacctcgccgccgtcgccgtggaCCTCCTCGCGACCAACGCCACCAGCACGGAGGCCAAGATCGATCGCCTGCTCGGTGGCAGCGGCGTGAAGGTCAAGCCGGGTGACGCCGCCCTGGCGCGGTGCCTCCGGTGGTGCCGGTCGCTGTACGGCGGCATAGTGGACGACGGGCCTGCGTCCACCGCCGCGGTCAAGGGCGGGAGGTTCGGAGAGGCGACAGCGATCCTGGAGAAGGCCGCGGCCGCGGCGAAGGAGTGCGAGGGCAGGTTCGAGAAGAGCAAAGCGGCTTCGCCGCTGACGGCGGAGGACGACGACGCGTTCAAGCTCGCAAAGCTCGCCGTCGCGTTGCTCCGTTTTGACGAGAAATTGGATATTTCGCCCCGCTTTACTTCTTCATTTGATCATTCGCCTTCCTGA